The Xiphophorus couchianus chromosome 3, X_couchianus-1.0, whole genome shotgun sequence genome segment ttagcaaaatcaTAATGTGGCTGTTTCAGGTGAGTAGGAGAAGAAAgagtatttttaattgaaaagtcaaaattcaaaGATTGGTTCAGAGGGACTCTGTGTTAGGAAAATCACAAAACTTCCTTAGCCGCTCACATCTTTGAACATTGCCACCAATTTGGAATCCATTATATGCTAAAggacactttaaataaaacccagaactATTAATTACCCAAGTATGGGATCATGCTAAAGGTGAATGTGCAATTATAGAATTGAATCAAGGCCCTGTTGGGCTTGTCATTCCTGACAGAAATAATTTGGCTGAATTATTAAAAGCTTAACAGTCCTCAGCATCTTCATTGTTAGTATttaggagctgcagagatccaagCTTTGCTTGTTTATCTCCCAAGTAAGACCATGAACTGCACTTATTTAAAAGATGcctgtgaaaaacaaagttaaaatagTACTGATGTATGTATGCTGTGTTGTTCTTTGAACCATGAAATGAAAGAGGTCAAACTTAATGAGATCATTTTATGTTATTACAGTTATGGTAATCATGCAGAAAGTGTCACtttcattttttggggggttagAAAGTTTAATAAGTTACCtgcttttgcagtgtaaagATCTGATTAGATGTTTCATGGTCACAGAATCATGTATACGTTCaacattaaagatttatttttctaaataaaatatgaaaactgttGTTGCACTGTGTGGAAGGTTACCAGaatgaacaaatattaaactttaatgtttgtttctgaccATATTACTGACACTTTATTCAAAATgacattgtttttatctaaCTTCCTGTGATGAAGCAGTTTTCTCTTGTCTGACTGGTTGGCTTCAGGTTGCCATGATTAGCAGCTGTCTATAATTATCAAATCAAGCCCAGGTTTGGGTTTTAGTCTTGATCGGCTGCAATAACAACTCAAGAGTGAAGAGTGAGTCGGCAAAACTCTGCTGTCACAGAGATTACGATGACAGTCCAGAAATGTGTGCTCCTCTGGTGGCTTCTCAGGTATgatttgctttaatttgaaacaaTCATAGCTTCTTACAGCTGTGTTTTTTACCTtcaacactttgttttatttatttttgtcatttccagcACTGCTGTACTTCACTCTGTATCAGCCGGAGGTGCATATTGTGCTAAAACAGCGAGAGGTATGTAATTTGCTTTAATTGCTGTCACTGATTACTAATAATTACCAATTAGTGGgcatatttgacattttaaaataatgacacaGCTAACAGAATAAGTAATGTTGCCACATGCTTGCTCGGGATGAGGGAattctataaaataaatgacaaaatgcaGTTGGCTTACCTTCCTTGGACAACTTTCTACTAATCAGCATAATTAATCTGGATATATTGTGTACATTAAAATtagctgtgatttattttatttgaatcacAACATACAGATCCACCTCAATAGATTAGAAAATAACAATTTAGTTTAGAGTAATTCAACTCAAGCTGATATTTTACACTAATTACCATTACACACGGCAActtaaattatttgttcattttgtttgtcttgaaGTAAATTGAAACCTAAAATGCACTTCTGAGAATTAATGTTGGagaatattctttaaaaaatcaaattgaTGCAGATATGTTGGCTTGCTGAAACGTGTGCCcttgtactgtaaaataatgcACTTAATTGGTTAGGGCTCCTCTTGAATTAATGACTGCTTCAAGGCAGTGTGGCTTTTAGGTGATCAGCCTGTTCCTCTGCTGAGGTGTTAAAGTCCAGCTTGCTTTATTGGCAGTCTTCAACTCAAGACCTCATAGTTCGTCTATGGGGTCTCAGGTTAGGCAAGTTGGAAGGTGAGTCAAGCACAGTAGTACCCTAATATACTTTTGACCCAAACCTTTTTCTCTTACCTAGGTAAATCACTCCTGACAGTATCCCAGCTAAAGAATAGCAGAAGATAAGGAATGCAATAGTTGTGAACATTAAATAATCCAGCCACTGTCCAGGCCTTAGGAATCTCTCAAATTTTTGAATAGACTGTCATGACTCTCTCCATGCAGTAGTTATCCACATTATctgtgacactttttttttttttttttaccccctgTCAAAATGTGTCCTTTCACTCTTAACTTTATTACTACTGGAAATGGCAACCTGAAAATCCAGCTTGCTTAGCAAAGACCTTTTGTGGATTGTCCTCGCCATGCAGAATCAGTGACTGCATGCTTGATAATTGTCAAAGCAGCAATCTGTCCCCATGACTGTGGAGGTtataaaaattcagtttctttttttttatatacagtatgaaagttttctgaaaaacaacattttggattttcattagCAATAAGCCATTATCATACATTACTCTTTGTATGATGAAACTGAGTTCTGCTTTTTAtagaattatttaaattaatgttgtTCCATTTCATTGAGTTGCAACTGTATGATAGTGGAGTGAATTAGTTTTGGTTTGACTGTGAACTAAATGGTCTGGTCCGTCTCGTCTTTTATGTCTTTAAGATGAACTTGGCCTGTCTTGACTTTGTGCTCTTCCAGCTCGTGCAGCTGCCTTGGGTTTGAAGTATCCTGGAGTCCATGGAGCCCCTGATTTCTCCTCACCAGCTGTTCATTTGTTGCCTcctttaacttttagttttgaTCACCTGCCTCCAACTGAATCTAATGTGAACTCTTATGAAGATGATCATAAGAAAGCCCCCTCTGATAACCCTCACGCCAGGGACTCTGGTAGGTTTCCGTTTAGCCATGGTCCATTCCCACAAGCCTCAAGGGGACAGATGGCTGACCAAATATTCGGCGTTCCTCAAGGTCTGTTGGACAGAAAGCCTGAGTCCAGTTTGGAGGAGGTCAACCATGTTGCCCTACCAACACTCGCCAAAGCCTCCAGCCGTCCTGACCCGATGAATCTGCACCCTCAAGGTCGCAGAAAGCCGTTTCTGGTCAGACGCAGCAAAAACAACCCTGCCGGTGACGAGTTTGCCCCAAATAGACGTGGCATGCCTTTGACTGGACATGCCCCGCTGCTAACCTGGGGTCATACCGCTTACCAAAGTGGAATTAACCCTAAAGTTCCCCTTTTGCATTCTGCTCGCTTCCTCCAGAGACAGCGTGGCTGGGCTCCAGTGCGTGGCTTTTGGAAAGTGGTCAAGCACCCTGACCATCTTGCTAAGAATCTACACGGGAGAGTTGGTGTGAGGCCTCCTATTCAAGGTAGAGCCATCTTACAAGGCTTGGGAAAAACAAAGTAAGGTGCTCTTGAAATGAGTGTGAAGGAAAGGGCCTGACGTATAGCACAGCTGTCTTGTCAGATAGTGTCACTGTGACATGAGTTAACAGGCATTTTAAGGGCTGTATGTGTGGGTGGTGGGTTAGCATAACTTCTTCTGCAAGTGTTTAGGCACTACTGCAACTTTATGTGCAGCCTTATATCTGTACAAGTTCATGTTCTGTTGCTTTCTCATCTGTAACTCCAAAACAAGTCATATCACACCTTCTCTTGAATATAAAATTGTTCCAAATTGtcaatgcttctttttttttttttttttttttttttccctcattatAAATGAGTCAATGAAGTCTATGCTACCAGAGTGCCATCTATTGGTTCTAGTGGGTACAAATCATTTTGATTCACAATGTTTTAAACAGGTGTTGCTTACTAGAGGGTTGGCCTTTGACAAATCCCGTAGTCTAACAATCTGTGAGTACTAATGGTACATATCCTAATTTCTCTAAATGGTTTTTAAGTGGCATTTTCCTTCATCtggctttatttaaaacaaatcagaagaTAAGAAATTGATCTTTGTACTGTTTTAGTGCAGACCAATAGTGCCTTTGCATATTTCCTACACAAGATTAATAGAAAAGGAGTCCATCCGTTAGCCTTTGTCTTTAATTGCCTACAGAGTTTGAGCATGTGAGGTGGCAGGTGGGTAAGGTTATCACTGATCGACCCccataaatcaatcaatcaggcGCTAAGGGAGGGAGTCGGGACTATGAGCAGTCATTTGGAACGGACAGTGAGGAAATGAGCGGCAGAACAAAGTAAAGCAATCAACTGTGCATGAGCAGCAGGAAGGAAGGCAGGCAGTCGACAAGAGCAGCAatacatcacaaaggacaccgGGTAGGCAGAGAGAACAAGAGGACCACTTGGCAGCAGAGGACACTGAGTTTGAAGCTATGATGTGATgttggatttaatttaaagagaaaagcTTGCATGGGATATTTTGAACAAGGGTTCTAAAAGAATTGGAAAGGGGGGGAGCAGAATCTCTGTTTGGCGCAGATGTGCTTTGAGATGCGGCACCACCTTAACCTTAATCAATAATGCTTTGTAATGTGTtcaaaaggtttttgtattttgcttttaatgatGGCTGGCACACTAAAATGCTTAAAGAGAGGGTAAAGAAAAGCAAGCTGCAGCAAGGACTATATTTAGTACAGCAAGCGGCTCTCATTTGTTGAAACGTGTAGTGCATGGTAAACTGAATCTGTACCAAAAGCAGTTTCCTGACATGCAGCTTGACTTATTTTTTAGATGTGATTTTTACATACAAATTCTGGAATCTTGGGATcatttcatctatttttttcttttatctaatTTAAGCATGTAGTTCATGGCAGAAGATTCTCTAAAAAAGAGCTTACATATACTCTGAATTATTAGGGAAATGACTCTGTCTCTGGGGTCCAGCAGGAGATGATACATCATTCTTttagacaaaacattttacgTGAATAAAAACCACAATTATTTGAATTTCACTTCTACATAAAGTTGAATAGAAGACAACGTGCACGTCTTCACATAGTGACCTCTTTCACGTTGTGTTCCTCAGAAGTTGGGTGTATTActgaaaaacaggttttattctCTCTGATAAAACTGAAGTGTGGTTAGCATTTTATTCAGAGTCAAAACTTTACAGAACCGCCTTTTGCAGC includes the following:
- the LOC114142022 gene encoding uncharacterized protein LOC114142022 isoform X2, yielding MTVQKCVLLWWLLSTAVLHSVSAGGAYCAKTARARAAALGLKYPGVHGAPDFSSPAVHLLPPLTFSFDHLPPTESNVNSYEDDHKKAPSDNPHARDSGLLDRKPESSLEEVNHVALPTLAKASSRPDPMNLHPQGRRKPFLVRRSKNNPAGDEFAPNRRGMPLTGHAPLLTWGHTAYQSGINPKVPLLHSARFLQRQRGWAPVRGFWKVVKHPDHLAKNLHGRVGVRPPIQGRAILQGLGKTK
- the LOC114142022 gene encoding uncharacterized protein LOC114142022 isoform X1 — protein: MTVQKCVLLWWLLSTAVLHSVSAGGAYCAKTARARAAALGLKYPGVHGAPDFSSPAVHLLPPLTFSFDHLPPTESNVNSYEDDHKKAPSDNPHARDSGRFPFSHGPFPQASRGQMADQIFGVPQGLLDRKPESSLEEVNHVALPTLAKASSRPDPMNLHPQGRRKPFLVRRSKNNPAGDEFAPNRRGMPLTGHAPLLTWGHTAYQSGINPKVPLLHSARFLQRQRGWAPVRGFWKVVKHPDHLAKNLHGRVGVRPPIQGRAILQGLGKTK